Genomic window (Actinomycetota bacterium):
TCTGGAATTTCCTTGGCTTAGGTCTGGTCGGTTTTGCCTCGGCCCTTCTGGGCGGCTGTCCGCTGCGTCAGCTAGTCCTTTCGGGTGGCGGCAACTCCGATTCGGCCATGACCGTCCTTGGCATGATATTTGGCGCGGCCATCTCGCACAACTTCATGCTGGCTGCTTCCCCGAGCGGCGTTCCCATCTTTGCCAAGTATGCCGTCATCATCGCCCTGCTGCTTACCGCCGTGATCGGCTTCATGAATATGGAGAAGGTCTAGAACAACTCTGTGAAGTTGAGACGGTAATGGGTTTTTAAGATTTTAAGTTTAAAGGGCGGCCCAAGATATGATATTTTAAGCTTACTTCTTGGGCCGCCCCATTCCTTTACCTGGCTCAGGCGAAGTCCCTTTAGTCGCTAAGGAGGAGGCTTATCCATGTTTGAGATCGATGCCAGAGGTTTTTCCCGTTCCGAGCCGGTCATTTTGGTCAAGAAGGCCATAGAAGACGGAGAGGAGATTATCGAGGTCAAGGTGAGGGGAGACTTTGCCAGAGACAATGTCATCCGGATGGCCGAAAGTCTTGGCTGCTCGACCAGCCAAGAGGAGATGGAAGGCCACTTCTTGGTGAGAATAGAGGCTGGACAAGGTCGCAAAATCCGGCTCTCCCGTTCTCGATGGTCTAAAAGAGCTTGAATCTTTGGGAGCCGAGGTCCTCTCCTGTGGGACCTGTCTCGACTATTACGGTCTGAAGGAAGACCTGGTGGTGGGCAAGATATCCAACATGTATGACACCACCGAATCATTCAAGAAGGCTGAGAAGATACTATCCATTTAAGGGCTTAAGATGAACATCTACTTCGATAACGCTGCAACCTCATATCCCAAACCACAGGCCGTTTCCGCCGCCGTGGCCGACTTCTTTGAGAACATAGGGGCCAATCCGGGCCGCTCCGGCCATCGCCTCTCGGTTGAGGCGGCAAGATCGATATATCTTGCCAAAGAGGCCATGGCCACTATCCTTGGGGTCACCGATCCTTTGCGGATCATCTTCACCCATAATGCCACCTACGCGATAAATATGGCCCTCTTTGGACTCCTCAAGGCCGGCGATCACGTCATCACGAGCAGCATGGAGCACAATTCGGTCGCCCGTCCTCTGCGCCATCTGGAGAGTTTAGGAGTCGAGCTGACCATAATACCGGCCGATCCCAAAACCTCCCTCA
Coding sequences:
- a CDS encoding sulfurtransferase TusA family protein is translated as MFEIDARGFSRSEPVILVKKAIEDGEEIIEVKVRGDFARDNVIRMAESLGCSTSQEEMEGHFLVRIEAGQGRKIRLSRSRWSKRA